In the genome of Excalfactoria chinensis isolate bCotChi1 chromosome 20, bCotChi1.hap2, whole genome shotgun sequence, the window TTTAAAACTGATTCATTGATATTAACACAGAGGCTGGCATCGCAGTGACAGTCCTACACACAGGTGTGTCCTTAATGTTGAGCAGCAGATTAAACTGTTGCTTAAAGAAAAAGTGATGAAGAAGAGAGGCCATTTGTCCATTCACCACTGTCAGAAGGGAATATTTAGCTCTCAACTACATGAATCATCCACCAGTAAGAACTCAGAACAAGCTCTGAGTGCTTTCAACATCTGCTCCCCCAGGTGTGTCCCTGctagcagcaaagcagcaccgCACCGTTGCCATCCTCAATCCGAAGGACGAAATATCTGCTGGAGTCTGTCACACTCTCCACAGCGATACCAGGGAACTGCTCCACGGGGGCCTGGGCAAAAAGCTCTCCTGAAAAGAAGAAGCAGGTGTGAGTCAACACGCCAGTGTAGCACCTCAGTGCCACTCTCCCTGCTGTGTGGGTGAACACAGAGGCAGCAGCCTGCATGCAGGAAATGGGCAAACAAGGCCtgtttcctctgcagcagcagcttgggAGGTGATTAAGAGTTCAAGAGATGGAAAAACTGGCCAAGTGACTTGCTGTGATGACAGGAAGCTCGGAGGAAAAGAGCTCAGATCCTGCTTGCCTTATTTTGGGCTATAACTCAGATCCACGTCGTTTCATTCCACCAGATAAAGCTTCCCCAGTGGAAGGCATGAATGTTTTTCCTGACTCAGTTACTAACGCTCAACAAAGGAGCCTCCCACTATTTGGTGCTACGTGGCATTAGGCTCTGGAGGTGACACACCAGCTCATTAACACTCAGCAGATGGAttcaaaaaacaacacacagctgCTTTCCAGTGACACCACGCCAAGGtctgccctgccagcagcccaaTGGACCCCTGGGGTGACAGGAAAGTTGTTCTGCTGCAGCCCCTCGTCCTCACCTGAGGTCTTGTCCTCCAGCTTGATGAAGGCAGTCTTGCCCTTGGCGGTGATGCGCAGCCTGCCGCTCCATGCTGGCTGGTCAAGCTGCCACtccgcagctctgcagggagaggaaaaggtgACTGACCTCTGGGTGGCCCTACAGTCCCCAATGAAACAACTGTATGGCACGGTAATGCATCACAGAGCCTCGTGAGACAGCATGTGAGGGAACCTGCTTgcacctgggcttgctgcatCACAAGACCTCTCATCTCAGCCCAAATCTGCTGACCACTTGCAGAAGCGCTGGGGAACAGACCCGCAGTTCTGCACTGCATGATACAGGAAGGTTTCACTTCCCCTTCTGTAGAATCACCAGCTTGAAAACAGCGTTAGGGCAGCACAAGCCATGCTGGTGAGGGGATCCTTTCGGAATATCTTCATTTTCATGGAATCACGGagcagtttgggttggaaatcTCCCATCGTTTGGACAccacccagcagctcacacTGCCCAACAAcccccagcctggccttcaatacctccagcaatggggcacccacagctctcagggCAGCCTACGGCCGGGCATCACCACCTCCGGGTGAAGAATTAATCCCTGCttcatttcccctcgtcctgccACTACAACCCTGCCCTAAagcccttccccagctcccCTCTCACCCCTGTAGGAACCGAAAGGCCGTTATAAAGCCGTCCTGGCCGCTCGTAACGGATGAGCTCGGCGACCATTGCCAACCTTGGCGCTTCTTCTCCACACACACCAACCTCTCctcacagcagggctgagcaggcCTGCAGCCCAACAGCAAGGCCTGGCTGCCTACGGGAGCCCCGAGGCCGCACCAGGCTCAACCCCCCACGTAACACTGTACCTATAGCCGCGGTTAGACGCCCTCGGCGGCACCCGGTAGACGTGCACGGCCGGCTTCACGCACAGCACCGCTTCGTAGTCCTCCTCCTCCATGGCCGCCAGCAGGACGGAAGGGCGCCGGCGCCTCTATGGTACCGCCCGCAACGGGGAGGAGAGGAAGCACTTCCGGTGAGTGCTGAACATCGCGCTTCGCAATTGCGCCCCCTGGCGGGCGGGAGGTACATTGCGTTCAGTCTTAAAGCAACGGGGCGTGCACCGAAGGCACGTTATTCCCTTATatcacattaaaataataaagatataAAGAAAGAACTCCTGGTCCTGGTCCTCCTCTGCTcagccagccccacagcctctcctcatactACTGAGAATAAGATGgagggcagcccagccccaaAACAATCAACCCCAAATGCTCCTTTAGTCACTGTTGGGCTTGGAAGTTGTGCTTGGGATGGATAAGAGCTTAACTCTTGGAGCCCAAAGAGGAGCCCCAAAGAGGAGCCCCAAAGAGGAGCCCCAAAGAGGAGCCCCAAAGAGGAGCCCCAAAGAGGAGCCCCAAAGAGGAGCCCCAAAGAGGCGCCCCAAAGAGGAGCCCCAAAGAGGAGCCCCAAAGAGGAGCCCCAAAGAGGAGCCCCAAAGAGGAGCCCCAAAGAGGAGACCCAAAGAGGAGACCCAAAGAGGAGACCCAAAGAGGAGCCCCAAAGAGGAGCCCCAAAGAGGCGCCCCAAAGAGGCGCCCCAAAGAGGAGCCCCAAAGAGGAGCCCCAAAGAGGAGCCCCAAAGAGGAGCCCCAAAGAGGAGCCCCAAAGAGGAGACCCAAAGAGGAGACCCAAAGAGGAGACCCAAAGAGGAGCCCTCGGGTTGACACCAACTCTACCGACAACAACAGATTGTGGATCGAATGGCCAAAAAGAGGGAAATACGGCAAAGCGATGAGACGGAAGCAGGCCGTGAAAAAAGTTTAAACACATTTATTGAAAATACcatttataaaatgtttctCTGCATACTCGGGCGCGCTCTGACTGGGGCGATGGGAGAAGCTCTCGGCCCCACAATGAAGGCGCTTTAACCCCGGGACCGCCGTCTCGCCCTGCCTGCAGGTCGGGAGCAGCCGCCACGGCTGAGGCATCGGCGCGCGGTCAGTGCTGGAGAACAAGGTTGGGTGTGCAAGGAGAAGGGTTGGTAGGCACCTGACGGACGGGAGGAGAGACATCTAACATCGGCAAGGTAGCGGAAGCTACGCCAAGAGCTGGGGTTGGTTGGGGTTGTTCTGCCAGCCGCCGGCCTTCTGGAATAGAAGCTATCGAGCGATCGTTAAGGAAAGGTGCGGTGACTACAGTTATTGCTAATGTCCTtctcccctcctgctcccacccacccacccaccccaaataaaataatcagttcCACAGACGCCTCCAGCCTGAGAGGGAGCTCAGTAAGCAGCAAGATTATAGCTTCTAAAGCCACGGAGATGGGTCGGGATCCTGGTGGGACAAAGGCTTCTGCCCTTCCCACCTCGCCATCCTCCTTCGCCAGTCACTCAGGGCTCCAGGGACTCACGTGGAGGGCGACACAGGGTCAATGAGCCAACCGACCATTCTAGCAGATGCCATCTCCTTTTTGTACACAGGTagttttattttacctttttaagCCGTTATTTCCATCCACGTCTTTCCAGATGCCTGTTTCTCATACAACGTGGCATGGCACAGTCACTTCTGTTCAAGCAAAAGGCATCAGGCTTGCTCATTTACCATATCTGCCAAGCACAAAGCATCTGGCAGCACTGCACCCGTACAGAATAATCCTCTGACATCCAACAACAGTATTTTCTAGGTACTGAGCACGCAGCAATCCGCCGGCCCGCGGCCATTTCAGCTGTATGAACAGTCGAGGTCCTCACGACACGCAGAAACACCTCCACGCCTGAAGTCGCCCCTTACATCCCCTCCAAGAAGAGCCTTAGTGTTCATCTAATCCCTGGAGACATTAATATCAAGATAGGTCAGCTTTGCCTAGCGTGCATTAGGACAGACAGCACTGCGCACGGGGGAAGCATCCACGTTCAATAGCATCCTGTGACACACACCAGTTCCTCACGGCTCTTCTCCACCACCACCGCCGTCCTGGGAAGCTTTCAGCCTGCAAGCTGCCTGAAATCCCGTCTCTTCATGAGAGCAGGAGCAGCGAGAGTAATCCATTCCCTGAAGCCTAGCGGAAAGCTGGCTGTCAACACCCACAGCGTACGACGATGAAGAGGTTTCCAGACTTGATTGAACATATTTTGTTCCTGATGCCTGTGATttctacaagtgtgtgtgtatcaGGTACAGCACCGGCTCGTACCATAACAGAGATCAGAGCCTTCAGTCCATTGTAAGCCACTTCAGTTTCAACCTTTGGAGCAGCAGCCATCCCGCTCCCTGCCGTCACATCAGCCACCATGCAGGCTGGATGGAACGCAGCTCTTCACCATGGGTTCATTTCATGGAGCAAATGAGAGCCACACAGCACTGTTACCCTCCTAGCCTGCACGTCCAGATGTTACAGAGCCCTAGTTCCTCGCAgatcagctctgctgtgagcagTAACCACACAACAGGCATTTTCATGGGATCTGTCTACATTCCCTTCTCcccacaaacaaaaagaagtatttttaaaggtggttttttttcccccctcaagcCAGCAGAAAACACTAGCCAAGCTTTAACAGGTGCAATACACAAACCAGGTCATTGGACTCCACTGGCTCCCAGGCTATGGCAAACAGAAAGGCTGGGCATCCCAGAGTCCAGTTTGCTTGGCAGTGGTAGAAACACAGAACGAGAAGCTAAGCTTGTCAAACCCTAAACCACTAAAAGTTGCAGGAATTCAGTGAAATTCCTTTTCAAACACTCAGCTACCTCTCTCAGttaaaacaaactaaacagTTCAAACCCTTTCCATGCACTCCCTTGAAAGTCAATCCGatatacaaacagaaaacaaaaagggaaaataaaattaaaaaaatcaaaagataTCCTTTGAAACAGAACTTGCTCTTAAAGTGATGAAGACAAAAATGCATGTCTGGGGAGgcttcccattttttttccccctaaatcCCAGGTTACAAGTACAACAAACATTATTGCTGGCACTAGCTTGAACCAAAGTGGCACACATGACTCTTTGCACCTGTCCAAGTCCTTtaccctcccctcccctttccgCTTACAGTGACTGGGGACAGCCCTCGTCAGTTTGCTGATCACAGTGCGTGGAGCGGGGAGGTCACAGTGCGTGGGGTTGGAGGTCACAGTGGGCAGAGCAAAGGGGATCACAGTGCAAGTAAACCAGGTAGTTCCCTTTGCTCAAGTCCATTTGTCCACCACAGCAGTGCGACCCGTGGCGGCTGaccctgctttctgcagcatccTCTCGTGCCCACGTTTATCTGCGTTGTTTGAAGCCTTGTGAACCATCGGGGCCAAGGGGCTGCCTAATCACATTGTTGGGCTGTCTGATGTCCTCCGGCTGGGAGATCCTTGTTGGCCTgtaaggagaaaggagaggacGATGCAATAGATCTGTGGACCGTAACGTGTATGCCTTCAGACACTCCTGTACATGCTTTGATGGAAAGCTGCAGAACAATTGTCACAGACCTGCTGCATTTCCCCTTGGGATAAGGGAgcataactgaaaataaactgacacttcatttctttcctgaagtTTTCAGAGTCTTGTTCCCAAATGGCTAAGATCCACACTACAGCTACAAAGGAAAGGCCTTAAACAACCTGTACTCATTTCAGAGTGCTTACTTTCAACTTCCCCATCTGAAGACAGCAACTCCTTCAAGCCTACCTCGTCTTTGCTGAGGTTTTATGTCATGTCAAAGTAATTCCGGTTGCTTGCACTCCTCTCTATAGACTCAGCTTGCTCTCTCAAGGACTTAAGATAACCTTTATTGCCTTATTAGGCACAAGCACTTTCTTTAGCTGCCAAAAATCTGAACCGTATGTTGCTGTTTACTAACAAAATGCTCCTTTCTCCTTGGCTGGCCTCATTTAACACTACAAGGAGCACTTCTCCTCTTTCCCCTGCTTGGAAAGTATTTGCACAGAGCATGCACAAAGACGTCACTTTCCTGTCCCCAGTGCCAAGTCTGCTCTCACCTATCTAGAATGGGTTTCTCCTGCTCCTCTTCGGGGCTGGCGCTGCCCAGTATTCGTTTCCTGGCCTCGGCGTATTCTGCCTCCCTCTGTGCCAGGGACTTCACAGGGAACGTGGGTCTGGTGGTGGAGTTGGGGTTGCTGAGCACACCGTTGGTGGCCGGTCGCTTCAGGATCCGGATCTGTGGGGGTGGACCTGAAGGGACGCTGTCGTCCTGAATCACGATCGGCACTTTAGGAGGAGATTTGGATTTTCTActgcttaaggaaaaaaaagaaagcaacaaacaaacacacaacatttcatcagtgcttgttttttttaccaCAAGCAcgctttgcttttaattctgtATGTGGATTCCTCCCAGTCAAACATCATTCCCATGACTAAGAGGCAGCCTGTAACAATTAGAGACCTCACTGTATTTGTAACCCTAAACTAAAGGCAGGCAGGTTTGCAGATTAGCTCAGCAAGGGATAGAAAACACCAACCTCTGCTGCATTCAACATCTTGAAACTCAACTAAACGAGATGCCGAGCAGCGATAACTTCACTTTTGATTTGATTCACCAAAGATTTTCCAAAAGAAAGTATTTACACATCTTCAAAGATATCAGTACAAGCACTTTTAATTCCACTCCTTGGCAGGCCTTAGAGCCAGCCTTGGTTCCAGTCTGTCTCAATTCCCACTGACCCTTTTCTGTGTGGGTGTGGGAATCTCTGAATACCATAGCTCTAAGTGGTGTGCTAAcaatcagaaggaaacaaacaagaagatgGATCAGAAGTGATTAGAAATACCTGTGCTAGGTGGTAATAAGACACCCCCACTCCAACCCAAACAAGCAGGAAAGTTAAGTCTTACTGATGCAAGACACGGTGAGCCAATTTAGACTAGGAGCTGCGATTACCTGACTCACTCATTTCTTCCTATGAGTGTCTTTTTCTTAAATGGCTTCATCACAGCTGGAGCTACAGCCAGTCTGGGAGACCCAGCTCTGTAATAAAATCACCCCCAAGAACCTTTCCATTACTCTGCTACAGATCAGAGGGGCCCTCTGGTGGCACAGCTACAGATGCCATTTCCCATCGCTGACATCGTGCAGCAGTTACCTTTCCTTCTGTGTGATCTTCAGCTTCTTTTCCAACCGTCTGTCTATTTCctacagaggaaggaagaaataagaaacatgAAGGCTCATCTTTGAAATCAGATTATGAATCTGCCTGTGAACACCTTCTGTTTCCCTCTTTGATACAGCGATGCTTTGCTGTGAATGGCAGAGATGGAACACCTTGCAACCTGAGCACGACCTGCTAACCAAGaggcagaggaaagcaaaaccaCTACATTCACTGTACCCATGAATACACCTACAGCAGGCTGAAGTTGCAGAGCAGAGTGGAAGGGCAGCTGTGAGGTGTTCATCTCCCCTGGAAAGCAGTTTTCATTCTCAAAACTTCAGCTGCTAACAAAGCTTTCTTATGGGCAGAAAAAAGcctcagaaacattcagcaaggtGCACCGTGATGGAACAGACACTGGCACAAGACCTCCCTGCCAGAGAACCCTTGGAAGAAGCAGCTGGGACaacacacagcaacacagaCATGGAGCCTGCAGCCATCTCTAAGACTAGCCAGCAGGTCTGCattcctgctgcttgctgcaagAACCCGCCTTCACCAAAACATCCTTGTCCTGCCCAATCCGCACCCAGACACTCACCAAGCTGCACTAACCAACCATGCTTTTTCCTCCTAtgcttctcctttgcttttgcaaCAGAGCTGCCAAGTCAATCAACACACGGAAAGACATCTTCATTACCCTGAGAGCCAACAGTGTGGCTTTAAGCTTGCTGACCTCTGTCAAAAGCTTGCACCTATGTTACCAAAGGTGTTTATGTTTTGCATTTGGAGCAAGGACACAAAGAAAACTGGCTAAACAGAAGCTCTCAGCCCATCCAGTCTCTAAATAATTTATCCCAGCAAGATGCAACTCACTATTCTCTTTAGATCCCCATGACTGCAGACTGTATAAAAGAGCTTCCAAAACAGCAGTGTGTTTTATTTAACTGTCAgtgaagagggggaaaaaaaagtacctgGGAGTGTCCCAGTTTCACCATCTGATAAGTGGTAATGCTGCAGGAAAGGTCAAGCTCCTGGCAGGATGCAGGTCAGTTTGTTTAACTACACAACaagcctgctgccagcagagcctgcCCTGCTGTCAAGAAGCACGCACATCCTGGTAAGGAGCTGCACTGCCCCACATCCTCACCCCTGCACTTCTTTGCAGTTACTCCCCAGTGAACAAGGAATGAATGCAAGCCATGACACACCACCTAAGTGTTGTGCTTACTCATGGTcatgcagcccacagcagcctccatgtagaaaaacaCAGTTCcgagttgttttttgttgggaGAGATGTTGAACATTTCTTCCCAGCTCTATATGAAGCAGAAACACGGCTGTTTCCTAGGAATAAAGCACAGCATTGAGCTGAAGGCCAAATCTCAGCTCAATCTCCCTGCTGAGGGCAAACACACACCTGCGGTTTCCTTCCCATTCAAGAAAACTcagatttcagaggaaaatcCCACCTCAACATTGCTCAGGAGGATGGATCCTGCCCACATGGATGGAGGAATGGCcagccaggaaggcagcagggaagcGGATATCCTGGCCAAGGATGGAAGTGATTTAGAGCAGCTAGCAATAAACAATGACAGCCAAACCAAGGCCAGGGGGTTAGCTCATCTGTCTACCCTCCACCAGAAGAGGTTACATCCTACTATAGAACATTTCAAGCTTGAATACACAGCTGTACCCCTCCAGGGCTGTCTGGAATGAAGCTTCTTTAAATACCCCTTCATAAATACCTCACATGTTGGTGAGGGGTGTAGGGTACAAACTCACAAGCATCTCGACCTCATTCATACCACAAGGAGGATTTTTTCCAACGCCATACGGAAAGCACAGAGATCAGAACCAGAACGTCAACCAGTGTGGGCTGTACAACACACAGCCCAAGGTGCAGTGAGCCATAAGGTAGATCCAGTTCTgctctcctctcttcccttcccagcTATGCATTTCTGCATTCCTGTAGGCTCTGTGAGTCAGTCCTGAGGTTAACATCACGTTCTTCACCTCAGATGGCCAGATGCTGTAATTGCAAAGCGTCATTTCAACCCCATCACCTGAAAAACACTCTGATTAATGTTACCATCACAGTGactgagtgctgctgggcagctctTCAACCTCTCACGCAACAGGGACGTCGCGTCTACATTCTCTGCTGCCAGTATCTACAGCTTCCTCATTTAGAAAGAAACACACCTTTAATTTACCTAACACATGTAAGAGTATACCAAGGAACCCTTCAAAACCTACCATCAGTATACCTTAAATGAGCCCTTCACCCAGATTTTCTCTATCCAGCACTTGGCACTTCTGCTACCTCACTCTTCTGGCAGCTGTAATATGAGATTGATGCTGTATTTTCCTAAGCAGAAGCCACATCACTGCAAACTCCTGATGCTTAAGAGAACTACATTTTAGTAGGTATGGTGGCGATGAGCTGACAGACTCAATCTTacaagtcttttccaaccataacaATTCTGTGATGTTATAGGTACGAAGGAGTTCAAAATTGAAAAGCACTATCAACTCAAATAGGCAGCCCTTGATCACCAGAGCGACCCAAAGCATTATGAAGAGACACAGTTGGCAGCTCACAACGGGGGTCATACTGCACGCAGCTACAAGCTCAAGAAGCGCAAACAGCAGATCTGTTTGCTTGCTGATGTCATTCTGTTTGCGCTGCTCTCTCTCATATTGCCTTGCCATCGAGCTGTGGATAACAAGATAAAATTAGGACCTGACTTATGGCACAAGTGCCAGAAGCAATACAACAAGCAAAAGGCATGCACTCAGAGGAGGGGTGAGCCCACATGGCACTCAAGGACACCAAGCTGCACAGGAGCTGGGCAGGTTATGATATACAAAATCCAGTTATTAACCTTCAGATGATGTGAATGCATTAAGAAGTctctccttgctttcattcCCAAAACAAGCATATTTATAACCAAAAGTTAAGCATCGTTCATGCTCCCTTGCTTTATAAACAGCCTTCTGAAAGATTAGCAGAGAATCTCAACAAACTATTTTTAGTGCTATTATGTCTAGATGCTAAAAGGGACCCAGCAGACAGCATGAAGAAGACACTGTTCTTTGACATTTAAGCTGCATTTGTAGATGAGGACGTAATGGAAGCTGAACTCCAGTCCCATCACAACCAACTTTCCAccccagaaaaaacaaacccaacacaACAGCAATGTATGTGAGGATCACAGTGTGCCTCCTGGAAAGCAATGAGGTGAGGGCTGCAAACAAACCTACTTAGACTCATAGAACCACCCTTTGTAGTGATGCACAAGCAGAGAACCCCACGTTAACCCTGACTGCTGCCTCAAGCACTTGGCTGGAATAACTACGGTATGTCAGATATTTGTAAATAATTACCCCTCAGACAGCTGCCTGCCCAAGATTTCCCAATGGTCTGAAAGGCAACAACTCCAAGCTGGGGGCAAAAGAATAACAAAGTAACTGctatcatctttttctttccaggtttGCTGAGTAACTACAACAATGCTTTAAGCACAGGAAAAGACTTCAGCTCCCTACAAATCCTTTATACCAGCAGCATTTCTCCCCTCTGCCTCCAAAATCCAGTTACTTTACAGAAATCCAGAGGAGATGCTCACCAAATAGGCCACACTGGAGCTCAGAACTGCCACTGATAAAAGAAGCTGCACTCCCTTCAAAAGCTGATAACATTCCATATACGCAGCTCTGGAAAAACATTAACCATGCTCTTTGATGTATCTGCTGAGAACACTTCTGAATACAACCTGCTGCCTTGCCAAACAACCGAGTGTGAGATCAAACCCTGAAAGAGGGAATGAGTCCGAGCTGCATCCTCCCGCATCAGTGCAGTGGGAGCCTCATCCACGGAGCACAAGCACCACTAGGTGCCCAGAAAACATCACCAAGTGAGAGCAGGAGCAGATAATCCCCAGGTAACAAATGGACTCCTCACTAGCCACTcgtttattttctctgaagatatATAAATCTTTTGTTAATTACTAGAACGTTCCCATTCCTGAGGCTAGCGGGAGTCAGACTGCTCCATTAATTAATTTGCCAAGTTACTCTGCTTACAGTAACCCTGGCACTGCACTGTACCCGGTGTGATGCCAAGAAAGCTGCAGATGCTTTTAGCTGTGTGGCATCTATATCTTCCATAGGTAGGTAAGTCTGGCAAGGGTTCCCACCTCAGCCAGGCAGACAGAAGATGGGGGGAAGCATTGAAGAGCGCAGCagtttcttctccctccccacctTCATGGTTCAGTGGAACAGGCAGATGCTCACCAAGGTCGTGCTGCTGAAACTGGCAGCAAACAGAGGCTGCTACCAGGTGATGCTGTCTCACATCATCATCCTATGGCAGATGCTGGCTTTATGACATACTTGTTTGTTTCTAGACAAAAAGCTCTTTTCTTATCAAACAGTCTCTGCTTGGGCAACGCTGAGCAGCAGGAACATCAAGTTTTATTTCCTAATTTCAAGAGTTTTGACCAATTACAAATAcctaaaagcaaatatttggtAAATGTTTCACAGAAATCACAGTGAGCCCGTCTCCCCTCTCAGTGCTTCCTCccaacagcagaaaacatcagTTCTCCTCAGGGCTTTTCCCCAAGGCACAGCCCTACCCTGGAAAGAAAGCGTGCCAAAACCCTGCTGACTCGTCCTCTGATCACACAAGGAGTTAGCAGGCTGCACAGGCTGGAGGTCACAACATTATGCTCCAAAATGCTTTTGACTTCTGCGTACTTTGATCACATTTAGCAACAGAAGAAACACCAGCCAAAATCCAGCTGCAGCCCTTTACAACCAACGATTCAACTACTTCTCCTGCAGGGTGAAATCCAAAGCAGGAAGCACAGCCTGCTCCCACCTACCACTTGCACATCAATCTGtgcagagaaggcagaaaggagctctgcaagCATCAGGCCCTCCTGGAGCACAGCAATATGAGCAGATGATCCCCATCCATACACACACCTCCATGTACAACATGACCCCTGGGCATGGGGCTTTCACTCCAGTTTTGGAGCATTGCTTCCCATCTGAAGTGTTGTTAGCCAGATCTGCTGGCCCCACAAAGTTCTGCTGCATCATCTCAGTACAAAGAACTCACACGTAACATCCACCAGGCCTGCAAAATTCCTGCGGTAGATGAAGCTAAAGGAGCAAAGGTTTCTGCTTAATGTATGGACACTCAGGGTGGCACATACCAAACGAGCTGCTCCTTGAGCTGGCAAGCACTG includes:
- the SZRD1 gene encoding SUZ RNA-binding domain-containing isoform X1, with the protein product MEDEEVAESWEEAADSGEIDRRLEKKLKITQKESSRKSKSPPKVPIVIQDDSVPSGPPPQIRILKRPATNGVLSNPNSTTRPTFPVKSLAQREAEYAEARKRILGSASPEEEQEKPILDRPTRISQPEDIRQPNNVIRQPLGPDGSQGFKQRR
- the SZRD1 gene encoding SUZ RNA-binding domain-containing isoform X2, which codes for MEDEEVAESWEEAADSGEIDRRLEKKLKITQKESRKSKSPPKVPIVIQDDSVPSGPPPQIRILKRPATNGVLSNPNSTTRPTFPVKSLAQREAEYAEARKRILGSASPEEEQEKPILDRPTRISQPEDIRQPNNVIRQPLGPDGSQGFKQRR